From Methanobrevibacter ruminantium:
AGTTGCACTTGTAACTGATGCTTCCTCAGGATTAGGTTGGCAAATCGCTCAAGCTTTCGCAAGCCAAGGCTGTAAAATGGCATTATTCGCAAGAAGAGCTGAAAGATTAGAAGAAAACAAAAAAAATCTTAGAAGAGGAATATGGTTGCGAAGTAATGTATGCAGTAACTGATGTAGGTGACGTAAACAACATTGTAGAATCTGTACAAAAAGTAATGGACACTTACGGAAGAATCGACATCTTAGTTAACGCAGCAGGTATCGGAAACAACTTAATGGTAGTTGACCAAGCTAAAGAAAACTGGGACAGCATTATCAGTATCAACTTAAGCAGTGTATACTACATGTGCAAAGCTGTCGGAGAAATAATGATCAAACAAAACTATGGTAAAATCATTAACATCGGTTCTATCCACAGTAGAGTTATCTTCCCTGGTGGAGGAATTAGTGCTTACTCATCTGCAAAAGGTGGAGTAATGAACTTAACCAAAGACTTAGCTGTAGAATGGGCACAATACGACATTACCGTAAACGCAATTTGCCCTGCAGTATTCAAAACCGAATTAACCGAAGATTCCATTGACTTGCCTGGATTCATGGACCTCATTAAAGCATACTGTCCAGCTGGAAGATTAGGTGAACCTGGTGAATTAGACGGTCTCGCAATTTACTTAGCATCTGACGCATCCAGCTCCTGTACCGGTCAATTAATCTGTGTTGACGGTGGAGGGACTGCAATATAATTGAAAAACAAATTATGAATAATAATGGATGGGCTATTAAAGCCCCTCCATAATTTATTATTCAAATAAAAAAAAAAAAAAACTCTTTTTATAACTCTTTTATCAACATAATTACTAAACTATTTTTATAAAATAATCTGGAAACATATTGTTCTGTTGATTACGAATAAAATAAATATTTAAAAGAATATAATTATAGCGACATTAGTCACTATAATCTGCATCTAAGATTACATCAAATTGATAATTCGGATATTTATCTTGGATTTCTTTCAAAACTTTCTCTTTTACATCAGCACGATTTGCATCAAAATCAATGATTAAATCGAAAGTGATCAAATTCAAATCAACATCCCACATAGAACCCATGCATTTGCAATATTTCATGATATTTTGCAACTATTTCATTAAGGCTTTCCTTGATTTTTCTAGTTTCTTCATTATCTGTATTTGACGCATAGATTCCAACTGTAAGTATAATTCCAAACTCTTCATAAACAGCATATAGAATACGTCTGGTTAACTTATGAATCTCCTTTGCAGTCAAGTCATCCCTAAGCTCAACATGAACAGATCCCATCAATTGTGTTGGTCCGTAATTGTGTAAAGTCAAGTCATAAACACCCACTACTTCATCAAATTCACTAATTCTATCCTTAAGCTTATCGGTTATCCCACTGTCAACACGAGTACCAATCATGCTGCTTAATGTTTCAGAGAGCATTTCAATAGCTGCCTTAATAATGACAAAAGCTATGATAGTTCCTAAAATACCTTCCAAACTGATGTTCCAGATCAAACTGATAATAGCTGCAACAACTGTAGACAAGGAGAGAATTGCATCAAAGAGTGCATCACTTCCAGATGCAACCAATGATTGGGAATTTATTTCCTTTCCCTTTCCTTTAACATATCTTCCCAAAAGGAACTTTACAACTACAGCAACAGCAATTATAAAGATTGAAACAAAGGTATAATCTGCCAAGACAGGGTTAAAAATCTTTGGAACAGACTCTTCCAAAGCAGTTATTCCTGCAAGCAGTACAATAATTGAAATGATTACAGATGAGAAATACTCAATTCTACCGTAACCGTAAGGATACTTTTTATCTGGAGCTTTCCCTGCCAGTTTTGTCCCAATAATTGTAATTATTGAAGATAAAGCATCTGTCAAATTGTTCACTGCATCCAATGTGATTGCAATACTGTTTACCATGATTCCAATGGTTGCCTTAAATGCAACAAGGATTAAATTCACCAGCATCCCAATGACACTGGTTTTCACTATGATCTTGTCTCTATCCATACACATGCCTCAATTAATCATAAGAAATACTTAATTATAATTATATGTATCAAATAAAATATAATTCGCCATTATGACTTAACATGGTTAATTCTGCTTTAAATCCAAGAAAAACCTATTTTAATGAATGATTTAGAATACTAAACTCAATTAAGTTTAATAAAAAAATCTAAAATTTTATGGATAAATGAACAAATCAAAAGAAAAAATATGGAAATAATTAAAAAAATTAATTTAAAAAATTAACAAAAAAATAATTAATATTTAAAAATCAGTGTTAAAAAAATAATAAAAATGGATAAAATTATACATTAAAATATAAAATTATCATTAAAATTATACATTATTCAAATTTTATCAATACATTTATATAGTAAAAGGGAGTTATTAATTAACACAGTAAACTTAAGGGGATATTATGCGTAAAAATTCAGTATTCAATCAAGAAAACAGTTATCTAAATTCATGGTATAATATAACAAAAGGATTTGGAGAGTTTTTTAAAGAAAGAAGTGCAGACTTGAAAATCAATCCTGCTGAAGCAATGTTTTTGTCAAAAATTTATTATAATGATGGAATTAGCCAAAGGGAAATTGCACATAGTTTAATCGTTTCTGAATCAAACATCACAAAAACATTTAAAAAATTAGAAGAAAAGGAATTGGTTTATAAAACAATTGATGAAGACAATAATGCTCGCCGTAACTTACATTTAACTGAAAAAGGAGAAGAAACCTTTGAAAGATGTATAGAAATATTCGGAGAATTCGACATAATCACTTTTGAAGACTATGATTCAGAAGAAAAAGAAAGAATGGAGAAACAATTAAAAGAGATCTCCAATAAAGCTTTGAACCTTATTAAAAAATAATGCTATCCCATCCAACACCATACGAGGATCATTTTATAATGATAAAGAAAAATAAGACAATTTAAAAAAAAAAAATCTTACCCTATTAAAACTAATTTTAAAAGGGCATATCTTTAAAAAAAAAAGAAAAGAAAGAATGATTTATTAATTAATTATGAATTAATAAAACATCTTTTTCACATTCTTTAAGTACGTTCTCAGCAACACTACCAAGAACAAACTTATGAATGCCGCTTACACCTGAAGATGCAATGATAATCAAGTCACAATCCTCATCTTCAGCAACTACATTTATTTGTTCAGATGGAAAACCTACTTTTACCATGGTTCTTACATTAAAACTGTCATCAAAGCAATCTGCCATAGCTTTTACATTATCTTCAGCTTCCTTTACAGCTTCCCTATTCATTTCCATTACATCTTTTTCCCTATGGAACGCTGTTTTTCTTATTTTAATAGCAACAGAGAGAATTATAATTTCCCCCTCTTCTGCCAATACATGTTTAGCTCTTTCAACTTCACGTAAAGAGTGTTCAGATCCATCAGTTGGTAATAAAATTCTTTTATACATAATTCCACACTTAATTTTAAAAATACAATTTTGATTTAAAAAATATTTTTCGTAATAATATATTTGATTTAACTTATATAAGTATATTATCAATTCATTCGGCAACACATCAACAAAGTTAAGGAGAATATTTATCTTTGACTCAAATATTTATGAGTTTGAACAGATAATTTGATATTTTCTAAACGAGGGAAATTTTCCCTAATCAAATCAGCCATAAGTGCATCTTTGCTGAATTCACCTTGAAGCCATATTGTCTTATCGTAACCGTACTTGTTTTTTATTGCAATCACTTCATCTATATCCTCTTTTGAAGTGATTACAAACTTAAAGAAAACATTATCATACTTATGATAATTCTCGAAGACCTTTTCCTTATCTTCCTTTGGGCTGATTACATATTCTATTTCAGGAAGATATTCGAAAATGGAACCGTTTGTCTCAAACTGGATTTTAATGTCTTCAGGAAGCTCCTTAATCAAACGCTTTATCTCTTCCATCTGTAAAGTAGGCTCTCCGCCGGTTATGACTAATAAGTTTATATTATTGAACTCCATTTGAGTCATCAGAATCTCTGCAACATCATCAACAGACAGCATTTCGTATGTTGAAATGTCAGTATCACACCATTCACAGTTCAAATTGCAACCATATAATCTTAAAAAGGTTGCAGGAGTCCCTATGTAAGGCCCTTCACCTTGAAATGATGTGAATATTTCACTAACCTTAATTTCAATCACCTACTTTAAAAAACTCAACAATTTAACTAGCAATAAACTTAAAATAATATCTACTCAATTATTCCATAGGTTCGTAAGTTACACCAGTCTCAGGAGTTTCATAAACTCCAACACTTACTAAACATTCGATTTTAGGTTTTAATCCGTCATAGAAGAATTTACTCATTTCTTCCATTGTAGGATCTTCGGAATCCATAAATTCATTCAAGTTCAAATGGTCAACACCAATGAATTCATTGAAAATCGCTTCAATGTCATAGGTGTCCATAATCATATTTCTATAATCCAAGTCCTTATATGGTGCCTTTAAAGTTAAGATGACCTTATATTGGTGTCCATGCCATTGAGTACATTTTCCACCCTGATTCTTTAATTTATGACAACCATAAACTCTATGTTCGGATACTAATGTTAACATAAATATAACCTCCATAACTAATAAAAATTTCTAATCAGTTTGATTTAATAATCCTATTAATCCATTCCTAATTCTTTTTTAGCTTCTTCAATAGCGTTTATTCTTGATTTGCAACTGAAGCATTCACCACAGGGAGTTCCATCATTGTTTACATAACAGCTCCAAGTCTTTTCTAT
This genomic window contains:
- a CDS encoding SDR family NAD(P)-dependent oxidoreductase, whose amino-acid sequence is MKNYFDIKDKVALVTDASSGLGWQIAQAFASQGCKMALFARRAERLEENKKNLRRGIWLRSNVCSN
- a CDS encoding SDR family oxidoreductase, whose product is MYAVTDVGDVNNIVESVQKVMDTYGRIDILVNAAGIGNNLMVVDQAKENWDSIISINLSSVYYMCKAVGEIMIKQNYGKIINIGSIHSRVIFPGGGISAYSSAKGGVMNLTKDLAVEWAQYDITVNAICPAVFKTELTEDSIDLPGFMDLIKAYCPAGRLGEPGELDGLAIYLASDASSSCTGQLICVDGGGTAI
- a CDS encoding cation diffusion facilitator family transporter; the protein is MDRDKIIVKTSVIGMLVNLILVAFKATIGIMVNSIAITLDAVNNLTDALSSIITIIGTKLAGKAPDKKYPYGYGRIEYFSSVIISIIVLLAGITALEESVPKIFNPVLADYTFVSIFIIAVAVVVKFLLGRYVKGKGKEINSQSLVASGSDALFDAILSLSTVVAAIISLIWNISLEGILGTIIAFVIIKAAIEMLSETLSSMIGTRVDSGITDKLKDRISEFDEVVGVYDLTLHNYGPTQLMGSVHVELRDDLTAKEIHKLTRRILYAVYEEFGIILTVGIYASNTDNEETRKIKESLNEIVAKYHEILQMHGFYVGC
- a CDS encoding MarR family winged helix-turn-helix transcriptional regulator, whose amino-acid sequence is MRKNSVFNQENSYLNSWYNITKGFGEFFKERSADLKINPAEAMFLSKIYYNDGISQREIAHSLIVSESNITKTFKKLEEKELVYKTIDEDNNARRNLHLTEKGEETFERCIEIFGEFDIITFEDYDSEEKERMEKQLKEISNKALNLIKK
- a CDS encoding universal stress protein encodes the protein MYKRILLPTDGSEHSLREVERAKHVLAEEGEIIILSVAIKIRKTAFHREKDVMEMNREAVKEAEDNVKAMADCFDDSFNVRTMVKVGFPSEQINVVAEDEDCDLIIIASSGVSGIHKFVLGSVAENVLKECEKDVLLIHN
- a CDS encoding 7-carboxy-7-deazaguanine synthase QueE codes for the protein MIEIKVSEIFTSFQGEGPYIGTPATFLRLYGCNLNCEWCDTDISTYEMLSVDDVAEILMTQMEFNNINLLVITGGEPTLQMEEIKRLIKELPEDIKIQFETNGSIFEYLPEIEYVISPKEDKEKVFENYHKYDNVFFKFVITSKEDIDEVIAIKNKYGYDKTIWLQGEFSKDALMADLIRENFPRLENIKLSVQTHKYLSQR
- a CDS encoding 6-pyruvoyl trahydropterin synthase family protein is translated as MLTLVSEHRVYGCHKLKNQGGKCTQWHGHQYKVILTLKAPYKDLDYRNMIMDTYDIEAIFNEFIGVDHLNLNEFMDSEDPTMEEMSKFFYDGLKPKIECLVSVGVYETPETGVTYEPME